Proteins encoded within one genomic window of Streptomyces kaniharaensis:
- a CDS encoding response regulator transcription factor codes for MTTVLIVDDQPLQRYGFRMLLESQPDTEVVGEAAHGAEAVRLTADLRPDVVLMDIRMPGMDGIEATRQIVATGGRSRILVLTTFDLDEYAHAALRAGASGFLLKDARPEELLAGIRAVAEGDAVVAPAITRRLLDAYAHRLPVRPPGTTPAADARLDSLTDREREILVAVAHGWTNAEIARRLVLAESTVKTHMGRVLAKIGARDRVQAVIFAYDRGLTHPNPPA; via the coding sequence GTGACCACCGTCCTCATCGTGGACGACCAGCCACTCCAGCGCTACGGCTTCCGCATGCTGCTGGAGAGCCAGCCCGACACCGAGGTCGTCGGCGAAGCCGCCCACGGCGCCGAGGCCGTCCGCCTCACCGCAGACCTGCGGCCCGACGTCGTCCTCATGGACATCCGCATGCCCGGCATGGACGGCATCGAGGCCACCCGTCAGATCGTCGCCACCGGCGGCCGGTCTCGCATCCTCGTCCTCACCACCTTTGACCTCGACGAGTACGCCCACGCCGCGCTGCGCGCCGGCGCCAGCGGCTTCCTCCTCAAGGACGCCCGTCCCGAGGAGCTCCTCGCCGGGATCCGCGCGGTGGCCGAGGGCGACGCCGTCGTCGCCCCCGCCATCACCCGGCGCCTCCTCGACGCCTACGCCCACCGCCTGCCGGTCCGACCACCCGGCACGACGCCCGCTGCCGACGCACGCCTGGACTCCCTCACCGACCGCGAACGGGAGATCCTCGTCGCCGTCGCCCACGGTTGGACCAACGCCGAGATCGCCCGACGGCTGGTTCTCGCCGAGTCCACGGTCAAGACCCACATGGGCCGGGTGCTCGCCAAGATCGGCGCCCGGGACCGCGTGCAGGCCGTGATCTTCGCCTACGACCGCGGCCTGACCCACCCGAACCCGCCGGCCTGA
- a CDS encoding ABC transporter permease: MSTIAASPTPTPADLRSARPAYKVTAARVLRSEWAKLWSLRSTWITLGLALLFLVAFGLIAAFQFKSRITSGRPMDRDFAQASALSLSLFGTNFAQLALGVLGVLVAAGEYSTGMIRSTLAAVPRRLPVLWSKAAVFGLIALLIGTAGVFATFVADSRILSSTRAAMTLSDAGVVRGLLGAGLYLALVGVIGVALGALLRSVAGGIAVLVASLMLIPGLTSLLPTSWQSHISPYLPSHAGEAMFALHHDTTTLSPTAGMIVFLGWTVLALTGAAVRLVRTDA, from the coding sequence ATGAGCACCATCGCAGCGAGCCCGACGCCCACGCCCGCCGACCTCCGGTCCGCCCGCCCCGCCTACAAGGTGACGGCGGCCCGCGTGCTGCGCTCCGAGTGGGCCAAGCTGTGGTCCCTGCGCTCCACCTGGATCACCCTCGGCCTGGCCCTCCTCTTCCTGGTGGCCTTCGGCCTGATCGCCGCGTTCCAGTTCAAGTCGCGGATCACCTCGGGCCGCCCGATGGACCGGGACTTCGCCCAGGCGAGCGCCCTGAGCCTGTCGCTCTTCGGCACCAACTTCGCCCAGCTGGCACTCGGCGTCCTCGGCGTCCTGGTCGCCGCCGGCGAGTACTCGACCGGCATGATCCGCTCCACCCTCGCCGCCGTGCCGCGCCGCCTGCCCGTGCTGTGGTCCAAGGCCGCGGTGTTCGGCCTGATCGCCCTGCTGATCGGCACCGCCGGGGTGTTCGCCACCTTCGTCGCCGACAGCCGCATCCTCTCCAGCACCCGCGCGGCGATGACCCTCTCGGACGCCGGCGTCGTGCGCGGCCTGCTGGGCGCCGGGCTCTACCTCGCCCTCGTCGGCGTGATCGGCGTCGCCCTCGGCGCGCTGCTGCGCTCGGTCGCGGGCGGCATCGCCGTCCTGGTGGCCTCCCTGATGCTGATCCCCGGACTGACCTCGCTCCTGCCGACGTCCTGGCAGAGCCACATCAGCCCTTACCTGCCCAGCCACGCGGGTGAGGCGATGTTCGCTCTCCACCACGACACGACCACCCTCTCGCCGACCGCCGGAATGATCGTCTTCCTCGGGTGGACCGTCCTCGCCCTGACCGGGGCCGCCGTGCGCCTCGTGCGCACCGACGCCTGA